From the Salvia miltiorrhiza cultivar Shanhuang (shh) unplaced genomic scaffold, IMPLAD_Smil_shh original_scaffold_293, whole genome shotgun sequence genome, one window contains:
- the LOC131003909 gene encoding PTI1-like tyrosine-protein kinase At3g15890 — MGSSVSCCGHDKVEEGLTLGGGENSNQWRIFTYKELHAATNGFSEDYKLGEGGFGSVYWGRTSDGLQIAVKKLKSMNSKAEMEFAVEVEVLGRVRHKNLLGLRGYCAGNEQRLIVYDYMPNLSLLSHLHGQFAGEVELDWNKRMKVAMGSAQGILYLHHEVTPHIIHRDIKASNVLLDSNFDPLVADFGFAKLIPEGVSHMTTRVKGTLGYLAPEYAMWGKVSESCDVYSFGILLLEIVTGRKPIEKLPGGIKRTITEWAEPHITRGRYKDLADPKLRGNFDHNQLMQAVHVAALCVQTEPDKRPTMKDVVLLLNTRAPTPARIKSVKYSEDLLALDDEDESSVYGVFGALEAHKMEDPFRRYAYGDRR, encoded by the exons ATGGGATCATCCGTGAGTTGCTGCGGCCATGATAAAGTTGAAGAAGG GTTGACGTTGGGCGGAGGCGAGAACAGCAATCAATGGAGAATTTTCACGTACAAGGAGCTGCATGCGGCGACCAACGGCTTCAGCGAGGACTACAAGCTGGGCGAAGGAGGGTTCGGGAGTGTTTATTGGGGCAGGACATCGGATGGGCTTCAG ATTGCAGTGAAGAAGTTGAAGTCGATGAATTCCAAGGCGGAGATGGAGTTCgcggtggaggtggaggtgctGGGAAGAGTGAGGCACAAGAATCTGCTGGGGCTGAGAGGGTACTGCGCGGGCAACGAGCAGCGCCTGATCGTGTACGACTACATGCCTAATCTGAGCTTGCTTTCGCATTTACACGGGCAGTTCGCGGGCGAGGTTGAGCTTGACTGGAACAAGAGGATGAAAGTGGCAATGGGGTCCGCCCAGGGCATACTGTACCTGCACCACGAGGTGACGCCGCACATAATTCACAGAGACATCAAGGCCAGCAACGTGCTGCTCGACTCCAACTTCGACCCCCTCGTGGCCGACTTCGGCTTCGCCAAGCTCATACCGGAGGGCGTCAGCCACATGACCACGCGCGTCAAGGGCACGCTCGGCTACCTGGCGCCCGAGTACGCCATGTGGGGGAAAGTCTCCGAGAGCTGCGACGTCTACAGCTTCGGCATCCTCCTGCTAGAGATCGTCACCGGGAGGAAGCCCATCGAGAAGCTTCCGGGCGGCATCAAGCGAACCATCACCGAGTGGGCCGAGCCCCACATTACCCGAGGCCGCTACAAGGATCTCGCCGACCCCAAGCTCCGCGGCAATTTCGACCACAACCAGCTCATGCAGGCCGTCCATGTTGCCGCCTTGTGCGTCCAGACCGAGCCCGACAAGCGCCCCACCATGAAGGACGTGGTGCTCCTGCTCAATACCAGAGCGCCTACGCCTGCCAGGATCAAGAGCGTCAAGTATTCCGAGGATTTGCTGGCTCTTGATGACGAAGATGAGAGCAGCGTCTACGGTGTTTTCGGGGCGTTGGAGGCGCACAAGATGGAGGATCCTTTCCGCCGTTATGCGTATGGGGACAGGCGATGA
- the LOC131003910 gene encoding zinc finger protein CONSTANS-LIKE 5-like, with amino-acid sequence MGMTHAGGGAPSRPKFFPAGLNVAAKPCGYCKSAAALLFCRAESVFMCIACDSKVHNAADSHKHERVWMCEVCEQAPAVVTCKADAAALCVTCDSDIHAANPLASRHERVPVVPFYDTAESVVIKSAAAAATLLSPAAESDASLFAGVGHDRKFDPDGGYIPDSSWMPTSPIVAAKIPGDAPDLKAMELFFQDSDQFLDFDNYQISSQPYSDSVVPVQTTVKPPFPARFTHDHSPENQFEIDFTRSNFNSYNNNNSSFTTPSLSHSVSSSSMDVGVVPDGSSLSEISYPFGRNIGGSTADPTGNQGSLAIGMDREARVLRYKEKRKNRKFEKTIRYASRKAYAETRPRIKGRFAKRTDSESDIDRIFGVGAANFIADARFGIVPSF; translated from the exons ATGGGGATGACACACGCCGGCGGTGGCGCCCCCAGCAGGCCAAAGTTCTTTCCGGCCGGGCTGAATGTGGCGGCGAAGCCCTGCGGCTACTGCAAGTCCGCGGCTGCGCTTCTCTTCTGCCGCGCGGAATCGGTTTTCATGTGCATAGCCTGCGACTCCAAGGTGCATAATGCCGCCGATAGCCACAAGCACGAGCGCGTCTGGATGTGCGAGGTCTGCGAGCAGGCCCCTGCCGTCGTCACTTGCAAGGCCGACGCCGCCGCGCTCTGCGTCACCTGCGACAGCGACATCCACGCCGCGAACCCCCTCGCCAGCCGCCACGAGCGCGTCCCAGTCGTGCCGTTCTACGACACGGCAGAGTCTGTCGTCATCAagtccgccgccgccgccgctacCCTCCTGTCCCCCGCCGCAGAATCCGACGCTAGCTTATTCGCCGGCGTCGGCCACGACCGGAAATTCGACCCCGACGGCGGCTACATCCCCGACTCCAGCTGGATGCCGACGAGCCCGATTGTCGCCGCGAAAATCCCGGGGGACGCCCCTGATTTGAAAGCGATGGAATTGTTCTTCCAGGATTCCGATCAGTTCCTCGACTTCGATAACTACCAGATTTCGTCGCAGCCTTACAGCGACAGCGTCGTTCCGGTCCAAACCACCGTGAAACCGCCGTTTCCGGCTCGGTTCACTCATGATCACTCGCCGGAAAACCAGTTCGAGATTGATTTCACTAGGTCCAACTTCAACtcctacaacaacaacaacagcagcttCACGACACCGTCTCTCAGCCACAGT GTCTCATCCTCGTCAATGGACGTGGGGGTGGTGCCGGACGGGAGCTCCCTATCAGAAATATCGTATCCTTTCGGTCGAAACATCGGTGGTTCGACCGCCGATCCGACTGGGAACCAGGGTTCCTTGGCGATCGGGATGGACCGGGAAGCCAGGGTCTTGAGGTACAAGGAGAAGAGAAAGAACCGGAAATTCGAGAAGACAATTCGCTACGCTTCTCGAAAGGCTTACGCGGAAACCCGTCCGAGGATTAAAGGCCGGTTCGCAAAGAGAACCGACTCCGAGTCTGATATCGACCGAATATTTGGCGTCGGTGCCGCTAATTTCATCGCCGACGCGAGATTTGGCATCGTCCCGTCGTTCTGA